The DNA window CATtcattgcattatattgcatcttgatgaattttatatgagatatttgaaattttaattctaatatgttatggattgtatcatactgggtttatactcaccgtcatgtcggctacctcttgttttcatgtgcttgacggtagatgaggcgaggcttgggatgccagagtccagctccaggcgaggagatacgagttagagtgggattctcgggtcttaggagctatgtgatgatgtttggatttctttggttcactactttattttggcatgttgaaaattttatttcaaacatttgagacatttaaattattCTGACGATGTTTATGTCAGTTTGTGAAcaaaaaattatgtattttattaaatcgtttggtgtgatacatttaaaattattagtattagataTCGGACCCGAGGCCTCAcattaggtggtatcagagcgtaagatatttgggaacagggtagatcgagtcagttTGAATTGCTTCATCATGTGATATATTTGTTAGAATTTTCATTGTGCTATGATGTGAAATACATGATTTAAATTGAGATATTATATTGTTGAGttttattcaagatttttgAGATTGTTGAGTCTCAAGAGCCAGAGATGATTGATACAAgattgagatgattatgatattgtgatTTTATATGTGTTTGATCTATTTTATATCAGACATGGCTACTCGAGGTAGAGGTCGTGGTAGACCTAGACAGGACATACCAGTGGCACAAGATCAGGGTAGTGCTACTCATACTCAGATGGATATAACtccgactccgatggagatactGTTAGCCATTTTTCAGTCTTTGTACCCACCGATGATGAAGGGTACAGAGAATGCATTAGAGTGTGAGAACTGGTTGGAGAATATGGATCAATTATTTGAATCTCTTGAGTATCCAGATGATCGTAGAATCAAATTAGTTGTTCATCAGTTATTGGATGCTGCTAAGAGTTGGTGGATAATGACAAGGAAAGCTTTAGAGGGTCGAGGTACGATTGTTACCtgggatatttttaaatctgaattttatcagcgtttctttcctacCTCTTACAGGAAAGAtaggggagccgagtttgcaaatttaaagcagggaaatctgaatattgaggactatgttgctaagttctcgaatttactgagatttgctcctcatgtagcatTCGATGAAGAAGCTAAGGCCGATCacttcataaatggtcttaaTCCTGATATCTTTACCCTGGTTAATACTGGAAGGCCTAACACTTTTGCTGAGGCTCTTGatcgagccaagggagctgaaacTGGAATCATTAGGCTGAGAGGTTTTCAGTATTTGCAACGACCCCAACAACCACAGTTCCGACAGCAATTCAGACAGGGTAATAGTGGCGGTAACAGTGGAAACATTAGAGAGCAGTTcagggctagagggaagcaatttaaGAGACATGGCAGTAATTTttcgagttctagtggatcgagacagtctggttcagttcagagtACTGGTTATTCAGCCCCGACTTGTAGTCAGTGTGGTGGTAGACATTATACCGATCAGTGTAGAGGAATCTCAGGAGCTTGCCACTTGTGTAACCAGGTGGGACActatgctcgagtgtgtcctaaTCGTGGCGGTGAAATATCTCAGAATGGGGGATCATCGAGACAGACACCTCACCAGAATCGTCAGACCCCTACAGTTCATTCTTATCAGCAATCAAACCAGACAGATCAGAACAAACAGAGTGGTAGCCACAGGGTAGGACAACCAcctagacagcaggctcgaGTTTTTGCACTCATTGAGGATGAGGCAAATAATTCTCCAGataatgtcattgcaggtaattgttttctctcaggttatcctgcttatgttttgatagatactggtgcatcacatactttcatagcTGAGCACTTTGTCACATTGCATTTGTTGCATTCTATGCCATTATCATCTACATTATCTATTTCTACTCCACTGGGCAAAGTGATGAGGTCAGCTGAAATGATAAATGGTTGTGAATTTCGTTATGAGGATAATGTTATTGAGTTTGATTGTATTGTATTGGAGATGTCTGATTTTGTCTGCATAGTTGGTATTGACATTTTGACAAGATACAAagctactgtagattgttttcagAATGTTGTTAAGTTTAGACCTGATATGACAGATCACTGGACGTTCTATGGTAAGGGATCTCGAGCTaagattcctttgatatctgttttgtccatgactcgtttgttgcagaaaggagccgaATGTTTCTTGGTTTATGCGATTGATATTTCAAGGTCAGTACCTAAATTGGCAGATATTCCAATTGTTAATGAATTTTCAGATGTATTTCTAGATGAAATTCCAGGATTTCCTCCAGTCCGAGAGGCTGAGTtcaacattgagttgatgccaggtacacaacctatttctagagctccttataggatggcgccaattgaactgaaggaactaaaggaacaacttgaggatctattggctaaaggatatataagaccaagtgtttcaccttggggtgctccggttttattcgtgaagaagaaagatgggtctatgaggctttgtgtcgattatagacagttgaataaagccacagtaaagaataagtatcctttgccaagGATTGATGATCTCTTTGACCAGTTGCAAGGTTCTTAAgtatattctaagattgatttaagatccggatatcatcagttaaGAGTTAGAGAGGCAAATGTGCCTAAGACTGCTTTTtgtaccaggtatgggcattttgaattttcggttatgccttttgggttgaccaatgcacctgcggtatttatggatttgatgaaccgtgtgtttcaaCGATATATAGATCAATTTGTTGtgatcttcattgatgacattcttatttattcaaaatctGAAATTGAGCATGCCGAGCACTTGAGAGCTGTTTTGCAAATTTTGAGAACTGaaaagttgtatgctaaattaacaaaatgcgagttttggctggataGAGTGGTTTTCCTTGGACATGTGATttcaagtgcaggtatatcagttgatccgagtaaagttgaggcagtcatcaattggtctagaccgacatcagttcCTGAGGtgcgtagttttatgggtttggcaggatattatcgtagatttattgaaggattctCACAGATTGCAAGGCCAATTACCCaactgacacaaaagaatgcaccatttattTGGTCATCGGCATGTGAGAATAGTTTTGTTGAActtaagaagagattgaccagtgctccagttcTAACTATTCCATCAGGTGTAGGAGGATTTACAGTGCACATTGATGCTTCACTTCAAGGATTTGGTTGTGTATTAATGCAACATGGTCGTGTGGTTGCCTATGCTTcacgacagttgaagccacatgagtctAGATACCTAGTGCATGATTTGGAACTAGCAGCAGTGGTTTTTGCGCTAAAGATTTGgcgacactacttgtatggtgagaaatttgagatattcacttatcataagagtttgaaatacctCTTTTCACAAGcggagctgaacatgagacagagacgttggttagatttgttgaaagactatgattgcgagataaaatattatccgggtaagtcgaatgcagcagccgatgctttgagcagaaaagtatgTAATATGTCTTTGATCACTAGAAGTGTTTCTGATCTAGTAGAAGAATGTTGTCTTTCTGGTTTGGATTTTGTGGAAAATACTCAACCTGTAAGAGTATTTATTATTCAGGCAGAACCCGAGTTGTTTGTTAAAATTGAAGAGGCCCAAAGATTAGATCAAAGTATTCAGAAATCAATTGAACTCGTCAAATctggacatcgatcagaatttCAGGTCAATAATGAGGGTATTTTGTTTGTGAATGATCATATTGTAGTTCctaatatttcagagttgaggaTGCAGATTTTACGTGATACTCATTGCAGTAAGTTCAGTGTACACCCTGGAAgtaaaaagatgtacaatgatttgaagaaacaattttggtggaaaagaATGAAATCTGACATAGCAGAATTTGTATCTCGTTGTTTGAATTGTCAACAAGTAAAAGCAGAACGAAAGCGACCAGGAGGTCTTTTGCATAGCCTTAAggttccagaatggaagtgggaccatatcaccatggactttgtcacGAAGTTGCCGAGGTCGTCGAGAGGTtgcgatgcaatttgggttatcgttgacagATTAACTAAGTTTTTGTGTTTCATTCCTTATCAGATGACATAtaggcatgatcagatggccagaTTGTACATCAGAGAAGTtttgagattgcatggtgttcctaagtcaattgtatcagatcgtgatcccagattttcttctcatttttggcagagtttacaaGAGGCTCTTGGTACTCGTTTGCATTTgagtacagcatatcatcctcagacagacggacagtcagaacgtactattcagacattagaagatatgctgagagctgtagtgatgGATTTTGGTATTGGTTGGCAGGATTCGTTACCACTTGTCGAGTTTTCTtataacaacagttatcaaGTGTGCATTGGAATGTCACCATTTGAAGCAttatatggcaggaagtgtcgatctcctctgtattgggatgatttatctgaagcaccaattgtaggacctgatatgataaaagatatgacagagaaagtgaaattgattcagagtcGTATGAGAGCTGCTCAAGATAGACAGGCTAAGTATTCGAACATCAGGAGACGGCCGTTGATTTTTGAGAAAGGTGACAaagtttttctgaaaatatctCCTTTCCGTGGTACAATTAGATTTGGAAAGAAGGGTAAATTATCACCGAGATTCataggtccgtatgagattttgGAACGTGTTGGTGATTTGGCTTATAGATTAGCTCTTCCTCCTGCATTATCAGGtgttcatgatgtttttcatgtgtctatGTTGAGAAAATATCATCCAGATCCTTCTCATGTACTTTCACCCGATGAGgttgagttagatcagactttgagctacattgagagaccgattcagattctagacAGAAAAGATAAACAACTCAGAAATAAATTGATACCATTGGTTAAAGTACAGTGGAACAGACATGGTGTCGAGGAGGCAACTTGGGAATTAGAAGATAAAATGAGACAAAAATATCCAGAGTTATTCAAATGAAGTACGCTTCTATTCTcggtttaatttaaatattgattattACATATTAGACTTTAAAGAGAtgattgatttcgaggacgaaatctatttttagaggggaggaattgtaatacccgaattttgatataatatggcAGTACTTGTGATGATTCTTGGCTTTACGTTATGGTATGAATGATAATGATGTTGTAGAATGGAATAGATAAAGGATGGATAGAATCAAAGGTTGAATTTGagctaaataggtaatggacgtgcagaaacggtatgaaaaatgtggcagtagttgtgaaTTTTAGcataatattttgtatattgatccaatcgATGTGAGGCCTTTTTcgttagaaagataagacataaggctataactttttagttttgagttttgttcaaatcattagggaagacgagccaaaagcgccccgaagtgtgtcgtgcgtatcttcgttcctacaatgacacatgttgggagattgagcataccctttt is part of the Primulina eburnea isolate SZY01 chromosome 1, ASM2296580v1, whole genome shotgun sequence genome and encodes:
- the LOC140805492 gene encoding uncharacterized protein, with the translated sequence MDQLFESLEYPDDRRIKLVVHQLLDAAKSWWIMTRKALEGRAFDEEAKADHFINGLNPDIFTLVNTGRPNTFAEALDRAKGAETGIIRLRGFQYLQRPQQPQFRQQFRQGNSGGNSGNIREQFRARGKQFKRHGSNFSSSSGSRQSGSVQSTGYSAPTCSQCGGRHYTDQCRGISGACHLCNQVGHYARVCPNRGGEISQNGGSSRQTPHQNRQTPTVHSYQQSNQTDQNKQSGSHRVGQPPRQQARVFALIEDEANNSPDNVIAAEHFVTLHLLHSMPLSSTLSISTPLGKVMRSAEMINGCEFRYEDNVIEFDCIVLEMSDFVCIVGIDILTRYKATKGAECFLVYAIDISRSVPKLADIPIVNEFSDVFLDEIPGFPPVREAEFNIELMPDQFVVIFIDDILIYSKSEIEHAEHLRAVLQILRTEKLYAKLTKCEFWLDRVVFLGHVISSAGFSQIARPITQLTQKNAPFIWSSACENSFVELKKRLTSAPVLTIPSGVGGFTVHIDASLQGFGCVLMQHGRVVAYASRQLKPHESRYLVHDLELAAVAEPELFVKIEEAQRLDQSIQKSIELVKSGHRSEFQVNNEGILFVNDHIVVPNISELRMQILRDTHCSKFSVHPGSKKMYNDLKKQFWWKRMKSDIAEFVSRCLNCQQVKAERKRPGGLLHSLKVPEWKWDHITMDFVTKLPRSSRGCDAIWSRMRAAQDRQAKYSNIRRRPLIFEKGDKVFLKISPFRGTIRFGKKGKLSPRFIGPYEILERVGDLAYRLALPPALSGVHDVFHVSMLRKYHPDPSHNGIDKGWIESKVEFELNR